The DNA segment TCGGCCCCTATCTTGACCACCCGTAAGCATGAAAAAACAAACATGAAAAAAATCGAAGCCATCATCAAGCCATTTAAGCTGGACGATGTTGTCGAAGCCTTATCGGAAATCGGTGTCGAGGGCGTCTCGGTTACAGAAATTCGTGGGTTTGGACGACAAAAAGGTCGCGCCGAAATTTATAAAGGCGCTGAATACGTCGTCGACTTCTTGCCGAAGACGAAACTAGAGATTGTCGTGAACGACGAGCTCTGCGACCAGGCAGTTGAAGCCATCGCAAAAGCCGCGCGCACGGGCAAGATCGGCGATGGGAAAATTTTTGTTTTCAATGTTGAAAGTGTACTGCGTATTCGAACTGGCGAAAAAGACGAGTCGGCAGTTTAACCCGAGGAGAAGGAGAGACTATGTCCCCGGCAGAGGTAATTGAGTTCGCGAAGAAAAACGGCGTGAAGATGGTGGATTTAAAGTTCATCGACCTTCCAGGATTGTGGCAGCATTTCACAATTCCATTGCATCAACTTGAACCAGAAGTCTTTGAAAACGGACTTATGTTTGACGGAAGTTCAATCCGCGGGTGGCGCAACATCCACGAATCCGACATGATGGTAAAACCCGATCCTAAAACGGCACGCATGGACCCCTTCATGGAAGTTCCAACTCTCTCTCTGCTCTGCGATGTGCACGTCCCAGAAACGGGCGAACCGTACAATCGCGATCCTCGTCAAATTGCTAAAAAGGCGATCGCTTATTTAAAGTCCCTCGGAATCGCTGACACGGCCTACTTCGGACCCGAAGCTGAGTTCTTTATTTTTGATGATATTCGCTACGAGCAAAATCAGAACAGTGCTTTCTATCAAATCGATTCCGACGAGGCGCACTGGAATTCCGGCCGCGACGAAGGAAAAAACCTTGGTTACAAGCCACGCCCCAAAGAAGGTTACTTCCCTGCATTGCCGCATGACACTCACCACGATCTTCGCACAGAAATATGCTTAGAGATGGAAAAAGTCGGCATGGTCGTCGAACGTCAGCACCATGAAGTGGCAAGTGCAGGACAAGGCGAAATCAATTTCCGCTTCGACAAGATGCTGGAAACTGCTGACAACTTGATGTGGTTCAAATACATCGTGAAAAACGTGGCTCGACGGCACGGAAAAGCTGCGACATTCATGCCGAAACCAATTTTCGGCGACAACGGTTCGGGCATGCATTGCCACATGTCTTTGTGGAAAGACGGCGTGAATATGTTTGCTGGCGACAAGTACGCTGGTCTTTCTCAAACAGCACTGCACTTCATCGGTGGAATCCTCAAGCACGCGCCAGCGATGTGCGCGATCACAAACCCTTCAACGAATTCTTATAAACGCTTAGTTCCTGGCTTCGAAGCGCCAGTTCGTTTGGCATATAGCTATCGCAACCGTTCGGCAGCGATTCGTATTCCAAACACCGGTACAAGCCCAAAAGCTAAACGTATCGAATTCCGCACGCCAGACCCATCTTCGAATATCTATCTTTGCTTGGCAGCATTGTTGATGGCGGGAATTGATGGAGTCATGAATAAAACAAACCCAGGCGATCCGCTTGATAAAGACATTTATGGCCTTAGCCCGCAAGAGTTAGCCAATGTTCCTTCTGTTCCTGCGACTCTCGATAAAGCTCTCGAGAATCTCAAAGAAGGCAGCGGCTTCCTTCGCAAGGGCGACGTGTTTTCGGAAGATTTCCTAGATACTTGGATCGATTACAAGTACTCGAAAGAAGTGATCCCAATGCAACAGCGTCCTTCGCCTTACGAGTTTATGCTGTACTTCGACACATAGTCTGTGCCGAAGACATTCATGACAGATATGAACCCGCCAAAGCTTTTGGCGGGTTTTTTATGCACTGTGATTGACCGGGACGGCAAAGCCAGCTTAGCTGATGGGCTATGAAAGACGATTTTATTCCATTTCTGGCATACGAGTGGCTTCAAGTTGAAGATGGTTCCGTTACAATCGGAATTAGCGAAGAAGGCCTCGAAGAGCTCACTGAAGTTTCAGCCATCAATCTGCCCGCAGAAGGCGAAGAAGTTGGTGCTGACGAAGTTTGTGGAGAAGTGGAAACCGAATCCGGTCCATTGAATCTGTATAGTCCGGTAGAGGGCAAAGTCGTTGAAATCAACGCGGCCGTCGTCGAGAATCCGCAATTACTTTTTGAGGATCCATACGGGGACGGTTGGCTGTTTCGTGTCGAAGCAACTAACCAAGAAGATCTCGACGAACTCACATCTGCTGACTCAGGCGACGATGAATAGAAGCCTAGCTTACTTGCTGGGCCTCTTTCTTCCCCTTTGTGCTGCGGCCTGTGCGCATACGGTCGGAAACTTTTCACGTGATCAAAGAACTGTAGAAACAGAATTTGTATGCCCCGTTAAACCTAGTTGCTGGCGACATGTTTCTGTTTCATTAGGTCACCCTAAATATCTCAACATTCAGAAACCTGACCCAGATTACCTGAAGTCAGGCACGAAAAATCTTTGGCTTTCGTGTGATAAATCGGAAGCCTTTGAGCTGCCCGAAGCTGCGGAAGTTTGTACGCCAAGCACTGATCCCGAAACGGCACCCTGTGGAAAAATCGTCTGTCGACGAAAATAAAAAACCCCGGCAAATGTGCCAGGGCTTTTTTTGATCGACGATCGAACAGCTCTTTAAGCAGTTTTGCGATCGGCTGGCAATTGGCCAGGAGTCGTTGGAACCGAGTGGCTGCTTGGTGAAACGCGCTCGTTCACATCAGTTTCTTGCCATGCAAGGGCCAAAGAGTCCGACATACGAGTGACCGCTGTGTAGTATGTCGTTTCAACCGACAAGAGTGTGTTCAAAACACCCATGATGGCGGAAAGACCGATACCCACGATCGACTTGATCATCGCAGCAGAGATATGGACAAGGAAACCATCCATAACTTTTTTCGTGTTCTCGATGTTGCTAAGATCCATGTTTCCAAGTTCTGGAAGGCCGGCAGCGATCCCCATGAAGGTACCGAAGATACCAAGGACAAGGAACAGTCCGGGCAACGTCGCCAAAAGCTCGTTCATTGTCGAAATCGGAAGGATCCCGAAAACTCGCGAAAAATATGGATTCGTGTCAAAAGATGAGCGAACGATATCTTGAAAATCATTGCGGCCTGAACGCTCGACACTCTTTTTCAAGTAACCGACATGAACCACAAGTTCTTCAACAAATCGCTGAAGAGCTGCGTGAAGCATGAACAAGCGATCGGCTAGCGATTCGACCTTATCCAGGCTGCGAAGCTTGTAGCGATCGTTGATCTCGAAACATTCGAGATAGGTCTTTTCAAGTAGGGCGCGGATCAAGCGTGAGAATGAACCCACTCTTGGCGCTTCGCCTTGCGCTACTGCGCGAAGGTAAAAGTGCAGCCGCACGGCGAACTCGCGTGCGAAACGCAGCTTTGCACGAATGACCCAGAACAACGACACCCGCATTAACACCGCGATCACAAACATCACCAGCATAACCGGCACGATGTTGTTCGACGCTTGGTTAAACAAGTTCGTCATTAACGCTTCACTAACATTATCATGCATCTCCATGACGACCTATTCCTTCAATGTAAATCGTATGACAACGATTTGATGTTTCTTACAATTATACTTTGCACAGTAATCTCCATCGGCTCCGGCCGCATTTGATGGCGCCCTGTCAGCCGACAAATAACTTCGTCCCGATACTTTGACCAGCGATAGAAGATCTTTCTGTTTGTCGAACGTGATCTTCTTGGGATCGAAAGAGAAATCGAAGATCGACTTCGCCCGACGGTAGCTGAGATCCATGTTGTAATTCACCGCTGCTCGGTCCCTAGAAGCCATCGACTGGGGATCAACCACACGTCCCTGGAAGGTTGGCGATGCAAACCCAACGATCTCTACAGACTCAAGCTTCCCAGCGATCTCTACGCTCTCGAATAGACTCCGCGCATAAACTGGCAGCGTCTTTCTAACAACCGAGATCATACCCGGCTTCAAAGTCGCCGAGCCCGTGTCGAAGTATTCGTCACCGAATGAAATCGTAACGTCGCCAGTTTTGGGATCAACCTCGGCATCAACACCCGCTGCACGGAGATTCGCCTTAATCTGTTGGGCCAGACGGCGCTGAGCATTCAGCTTGTTGACACTGGCATTCAAATCTCGTTGTAACGACTGATTTGTTTTCTGTAAGTTCTGAATCGAGTCCCCGTACTGCCGCTCAGCCGACGCAAGCTTTCGCTTCGCACCGTCGAGGTCTGTCGAGAGTCCTGCAACTTTTTCCTGCATTTCACGCTCTGCTTGCGCCAGGCGTTCTTTTAATGCGCGCTCGGCCGCTGCCTTTTCCGCAGCCGAACCTTTCGCTGCACGAAGTGCTGCTTCGTACTTGCCACGCTCGCGCGCAACAGCTGCGTCGTGCTCACCTTTTATGCCATCAAGTATGCGTTCGTACTCGCCGGTTTTTCGCTGCAAATCGCCGACAAGCTTTTCAGATTCGCGGGTTTTTGCTGCGAGATCTGCCTCAACTTGGCCAAGACGTTTAGATGTTTGCGCGCGCTCCCCTTCGAGGGCCGCAATCTTATCATTCATCTCACGTTCGGACTGCGCGAGCTTATCTTTTAACTCGCGAGCAGCTGCTGCTTTTTGCTGTGCTGTCATCTTTGCCGCGTTGATCTGCTGTTCATACTCAGTACGTTCACGCGCAACTGTTGCTTCATGATCAGCTTTTGCTTGGGCCATCGAATTCTCGAAGTCCTCTTTTGACTTTTTTAAGTCTGTCGAAAGGCGACTTGCGAGCCTCGTCTTGCGGTCCAATTCAACTTGTGTTTGTTGAAGCTGGGCTGTTGCTTCGCGATTTTGTCCGTCAAGGTCGGCAATCTTTTGATTGGCTTCTTCACGCTCTGCGCGAATTTTCGCTTCTGCTTCTTTGCGCTGCTTCACAGATAGATTTTTTAGGTTTTTCAACGACTGCTCGCGAGTTGCGAGATCGTCTTTGATTTTCGCGATTCTTCGCTTATTTGCTTCGATCGTCTTTTCTTGTTTCTTTGTCTCTTCATCAAGCTCGTCGATCTTGACGTCTTTTTCTTCAATGCGACCATCGCGATCGTCGAGCATTGTCAACTGACGCTTGGACTTAGCGGATGAAACCAAGTTTGCGTTGACGATGTTTTTGATTAGCGCCTGATAGCGGTTAAGTCCATTGAACTTTACCTTTGCTTCGCGCGCCCGCTCGGCGGCGTCTTGATACTCGGCTTGGGCCGATTCCTCAAGTAGCGCCAACTGCGACTCGAGATCTCGATACATCTCGACCTCATCGCGCGACGCGCCCTTTTCAATGTAATCATCTTTCAATACTTCATAAGCTCGAACTTGTTTTTCAAGTTCGCTCATTCTCAAACTTGAAACTCGAAGCTGCTCTTGCGCCACCACCGCCGCCGCACCACCGCGAAGATTCGCAACTGTGTAGAGAAGGAGGAAGGTGACAGAGAGAACGAGGAACAAGTCCGAGTACGAAGTCCATTGATGACCTGTACCGTGCTCTACTTTGTGTTTGATGCGGTCAAAATCGAGTCCCATGGGCAATCTATCGGACCGGCTATTAAGAGAATTAAGTCTGGGAGTGGTCTGATTTCATTTACTCGACTTTTGGGCCTAGACCTTGGGCAAGGCTAGTCCGGGTTTTTGCTATTTTGCTCAACCACTCGCTCGCATTGACCGAAATGAGTACAGAGCTGAAAAGCACGACGCAATTAAGCGAGGATCTGACGTGACAGGAAATTCAGGATCAGACTTCAGAATAAAACTGCTAGTGGTTCATCCCGATGGCAGACGACAGAAGTTTCTAGTCACTTTTCCAGAGCGACGAACTCTGAAAATTGACCAACGGTACATTGGTTTGCCGCTCACACTGAGAGTGGACTTCGTACCGGGTTCTATCGTTTGTCGACCAGGCACTGGACACACTCTTACGATCGCTGGGAAACCAGTGAAAGAACATTCTTTGAATGTGAACGATGTCGTTGGCCTTGATCAATATTCTATTGAATTTCTAGAGCTGCCAGAGCCCCTTCCGATGGAAGAGGCAACTCGATTTGTATCAATCAATGAAATGATCGAAGCAACAGTTGTTGTTTCCTCACCGCCGAAAGACGACAGTGAGTTTACTCCACTACCGCAAGTTCCCAGTGCGCAGCTCCCATATGCTCCGCAGGCGCCGGCCGTTCGCACGAAAACGCCAACTCCTGCTCCACGTATTCCCGATGCTCCAATTGCATCACCACAAGCTGTTCAACAGCAGCCCGCTCCGCAACAAGCAGCATACAGTGAAGAACCGCGCCGTCCAGATCCTGAAGATTCAACGGCGATCATACGTCGACTTCAGGTTCCGGGAACGATGCCCGCAAGTCAGAATTCGTATTCAAACTACTCGACCCTCGAGCCTGCCAATCGAAGCGATGCAACGTCGACTGGCACTTTCTCGCGCAACACACATACCGGGTTAAATACGGAAGCTGGAATGGAAAACCCGGATGGAGCACCTCCTACCGGAATTACATTCAACAAAAAACATTTGATGATGGCCGGCGCTGCACTCGCAGTATTGGCAGGCTACCTTTTCATTAATCCCGCCAATTTCAAAGGATCAGGAACAAATCCGACTGAACTCTCCTCTGAGGCAGGCCCGGACTCGGCGAGTGCTCCAGCAGACCCTGCTGGTGAAATGAAGCCGATGGACATCCCTGATACTCAGGCGGCTTCTGCGCCTAAGACCGATAGCCCAGTGTCAGTTGACTCGGATCCAGCTGTCGTTCCAAATCAGGCTCTAATTCCTGCGCCAGTGCCAATGGCCACTGGTGGATCAAGTCC comes from the Deltaproteobacteria bacterium genome and includes:
- the glnA gene encoding type I glutamate--ammonia ligase, whose protein sequence is MSPAEVIEFAKKNGVKMVDLKFIDLPGLWQHFTIPLHQLEPEVFENGLMFDGSSIRGWRNIHESDMMVKPDPKTARMDPFMEVPTLSLLCDVHVPETGEPYNRDPRQIAKKAIAYLKSLGIADTAYFGPEAEFFIFDDIRYEQNQNSAFYQIDSDEAHWNSGRDEGKNLGYKPRPKEGYFPALPHDTHHDLRTEICLEMEKVGMVVERQHHEVASAGQGEINFRFDKMLETADNLMWFKYIVKNVARRHGKAATFMPKPIFGDNGSGMHCHMSLWKDGVNMFAGDKYAGLSQTALHFIGGILKHAPAMCAITNPSTNSYKRLVPGFEAPVRLAYSYRNRSAAIRIPNTGTSPKAKRIEFRTPDPSSNIYLCLAALLMAGIDGVMNKTNPGDPLDKDIYGLSPQELANVPSVPATLDKALENLKEGSGFLRKGDVFSEDFLDTWIDYKYSKEVIPMQQRPSPYEFMLYFDT
- a CDS encoding glycine cleavage system protein H, translated to MKDDFIPFLAYEWLQVEDGSVTIGISEEGLEELTEVSAINLPAEGEEVGADEVCGEVETESGPLNLYSPVEGKVVEINAAVVENPQLLFEDPYGDGWLFRVEATNQEDLDELTSADSGDDE
- a CDS encoding ankyrin repeat domain-containing protein; protein product: MTGNSGSDFRIKLLVVHPDGRRQKFLVTFPERRTLKIDQRYIGLPLTLRVDFVPGSIVCRPGTGHTLTIAGKPVKEHSLNVNDVVGLDQYSIEFLELPEPLPMEEATRFVSINEMIEATVVVSSPPKDDSEFTPLPQVPSAQLPYAPQAPAVRTKTPTPAPRIPDAPIASPQAVQQQPAPQQAAYSEEPRRPDPEDSTAIIRRLQVPGTMPASQNSYSNYSTLEPANRSDATSTGTFSRNTHTGLNTEAGMENPDGAPPTGITFNKKHLMMAGAALAVLAGYLFINPANFKGSGTNPTELSSEAGPDSASAPADPAGEMKPMDIPDTQAASAPKTDSPVSVDSDPAVVPNQALIPAPVPMATGGSSPMESPFDDKSGFDPIAVDQFFDAVDAGDESRIKELVEKRVVDINLSRRRGYAALHLASARGDLATVKYLIRMKADTNVLDGSGATPLMWAVFRRHETVVKFLAPKTDLKIARQGGETAHDLAKRMKMTRLLKTLDPEPKKTAKKRDTKKRVPTALPNKKK
- a CDS encoding P-II family nitrogen regulator; translation: MKKIEAIIKPFKLDDVVEALSEIGVEGVSVTEIRGFGRQKGRAEIYKGAEYVVDFLPKTKLEIVVNDELCDQAVEAIAKAARTGKIGDGKIFVFNVESVLRIRTGEKDESAV